The proteins below are encoded in one region of Tolumonas auensis DSM 9187:
- a CDS encoding multidrug effflux MFS transporter — translation MSDTAESIVFQPHESAKVKTTVWLMSILGALMAFTSLSTDIYLPAMPQMASELQGNVELTVTGFLLGFMVAQLIWGPISDHLGRRIPLFIGMVLFVIGSIGCAGSQSLEQIVFWRVFQALGACTGPMLARAMIRDLFSRTEGARMLSTLVIIMAIAPIAGPVLGGQIIKFSTWHSIFWLLAIIGSLMFVSLFWLPETLAAEKRVKASFASVFTNYQRLLKNGAFMKYTLCVTLYYVGAYAFITGSPAVYISYFGIDAQYYGWLFAVNIVGVMTVSFINRSLVRHISLQRLLRVSSLVAAVAMIIMALSVKMNVGGLYIILVMVFIYFSMNGVIAASSTAAALDEVPEIAGSASALIGALQYGSGIISSLLLAYFGNDTPWTMTWIMMLFTCGSALVVRIKTAEKA, via the coding sequence ATGAGTGATACGGCAGAAAGCATAGTGTTTCAACCGCATGAATCAGCCAAAGTTAAAACGACGGTTTGGTTGATGTCGATATTAGGTGCCTTAATGGCATTCACATCACTATCAACCGATATTTATCTGCCCGCTATGCCGCAAATGGCCAGCGAACTGCAGGGGAATGTTGAATTAACGGTTACCGGTTTTCTGCTCGGGTTTATGGTGGCCCAATTGATTTGGGGGCCAATCAGTGATCATTTAGGTCGACGCATTCCGTTATTCATTGGCATGGTGCTGTTTGTGATCGGTTCTATTGGCTGTGCGGGGTCACAAAGCCTTGAACAGATTGTATTTTGGCGGGTATTCCAAGCGTTGGGGGCTTGTACTGGGCCGATGTTGGCGCGTGCGATGATACGCGATCTGTTTTCCCGCACCGAAGGTGCCCGGATGCTGTCGACGCTGGTGATCATCATGGCCATCGCCCCGATTGCCGGGCCGGTGTTGGGCGGTCAGATCATCAAGTTTTCAACGTGGCACAGCATTTTCTGGCTGTTAGCCATTATCGGTTCGTTGATGTTTGTTTCGCTGTTTTGGTTGCCAGAAACGCTGGCAGCGGAAAAACGGGTAAAAGCATCATTTGCATCGGTGTTTACCAATTATCAGCGCTTACTTAAAAACGGCGCGTTCATGAAATACACGCTCTGTGTAACGTTGTATTACGTGGGGGCTTATGCCTTTATTACCGGCTCTCCGGCGGTTTATATCTCTTATTTTGGCATCGATGCGCAATATTACGGTTGGTTATTTGCGGTGAATATTGTTGGTGTCATGACGGTGAGTTTTATCAACCGTTCTCTGGTGCGCCATATTTCATTACAGCGATTGCTCAGAGTTTCCAGTTTAGTAGCCGCTGTCGCCATGATCATTATGGCCTTGTCGGTAAAAATGAATGTGGGTGGTCTTTATATTATTTTGGTCATGGTATTTATCTATTTTTCGATGAATGGTGTGATTGCGGCTTCATCAACGGCCGCAGCGTTAGATGAAGTGCCGGAAATTGCGGGTTCAGCATCGGCATTGATTGGGGCATTACAATATGGCAGCGGCATTATTTCATCGCTGTTGCTGGCCTATTTTGGCAATGACACGCCGTGGACAATGACATGGATCATGATGCTGTTCACCTGTGGTAGTGCGCTGGTAGTGCGCATCAAGACGGCAGAGAAGGCATAA